In Salarias fasciatus chromosome 20, fSalaFa1.1, whole genome shotgun sequence, a single window of DNA contains:
- the LOC115408424 gene encoding transcription factor HES-2-like — protein MSPSTTEGSQPLPARSTVAQRKQANELRKTLKPLLEKRRRARINDSLNHLKSLILPLVGKDNARYSKLEKADILEMTVRFLRDLPSSPAKDSADSYREGYKACLQRVSALLPKTSLDQDACQRVRDFIQQSMSATVTPTCLNCCAQSSRTLPQIQQKLLSLKSSFGSRAESQSRSSGAAAPRRAQSGPQPCAAAMWRPW, from the exons atgagtcCCAGCACGACCGAGGGCAGCCAGCCTCTGCCTGCGAGGTCCACCGTGGCGCAGAGAAAACAAGCCAACGAGCTCAGAAAG ACTCTGAAACCCTTGTTGGAGAAGAGAAGACGCGCACGCATCAACGACAGCCTCAACCACCTGAAGAGCCTGATTCTCCCACTTGTTGGTAAAGACAACGCACGCTACTCCAAACTGgagaaagctgatattctggAAATGACCGTCCGCTTCCTCAGAGACCTGCCGTCCAGTCCTGCCAAAG ACTCCGCAGACAGCTACAGAGAAGGTTACAAAGCCTGCCTGCAGCGCGTCTCCGCCCTGCTTCCCAAAACGAGCCTGGATCAAGACGCGTGCCAGCGAGTGCGCGACTTCATCCAGCAGTCCATGTCCGCCACCGTCACCCCGACCTGCCTGAACTGCTGCGCGCAGAGCTCCAGGACTTTGCCTCAGATCCAGCAGAAGCTCCTGAGCCTGAAATCCAGCTTCGGCTCCAGAGCGGAGAGCCAGTCCCGCAGCAGCGGCGCGGCGGCTCCCCGCAGAGCGCAGTCCGGCCCGCAGCCCTGCGCCGCCGCCATGTGGAGACCCTGGTAG